In Leptospiraceae bacterium, a genomic segment contains:
- a CDS encoding DNA starvation/stationary phase protection protein — translation MKKINIGIKEESREKVVEILKRLLADTYFLYFKTHSYHWNVTGPMFQQLHDMFMQQYTELWNTIDLIAERIRSLGEYAPYSYSELAKLTTIKEDEGVPKAEKMVQNLVEDHEKVIRYIRENFAIVEESNDEATIDLLTQRLDVHEKTAWMLRVILE, via the coding sequence ATGAAAAAGATCAACATAGGCATAAAAGAAGAATCACGAGAAAAAGTGGTCGAAATTCTTAAGCGTTTGTTGGCTGATACTTACTTTTTGTATTTTAAAACCCATAGTTATCACTGGAATGTAACGGGTCCGATGTTTCAGCAACTACACGATATGTTCATGCAGCAATACACGGAGCTCTGGAATACCATCGACTTAATTGCAGAAAGAATTCGATCTTTAGGGGAATATGCGCCTTACTCTTATAGTGAATTGGCAAAATTGACTACAATAAAAGAAGATGAAGGTGTCCCTAAGGCGGAGAAAATGGTTCAGAATTTAGTCGAAGATCACGAAAAGGTTATACGATACATAAGAGAAAACTTTGCCATTGTCGAAGAATCAAACGATGAAGCAACCATAGATCTTCTTACTCAAAGATTGGATGTCCACGAAAAAACAGCTTGGATGTTGAGGGTCATTTTAGAATAA
- a CDS encoding DUF1574 domain-containing protein, producing the protein MKNIKNLLFYPLLILLLFLFDKIFLWEVVRDHFLQPGGMVFYRHRKELLENLKNHVQNQPKNFKDQKKLFVVLGDSRSLGLGQEVANYIQRKDLDIWNFTAFQAVPAYYFYLAKKILEFHHPDVFLVGVSPDAFNRNTHIFANPVLIFGVDEDFIKKYDNLIPRKDKEIYKKSKLFALAGIQFSMKTLLQRIKGSIFGSNTQELLEKYQIEYNQLTEQEKKLLQVLLLFGEENLSYYVYEKSPHRILMNYTKGAQYAWFGKMSDKDLQEETKKFENLYLKNFTISYEQLIFLELLLDAVKNKSKAVIYIPRVNPYLRNIYSNHPEISFVISQISELSQKYHTPFLNFNDPALLECDDFYDASHLSVSCFPDVLRQLLKALSN; encoded by the coding sequence ATGAAGAATATCAAGAACTTACTCTTTTATCCTTTGTTGATTTTGCTTCTTTTTTTGTTCGATAAGATATTTTTGTGGGAAGTTGTGCGTGACCATTTTCTTCAACCCGGAGGAATGGTATTTTATCGACATCGAAAAGAACTACTCGAAAACCTTAAAAATCACGTCCAAAATCAACCCAAGAATTTTAAAGATCAAAAGAAACTTTTTGTTGTTTTGGGGGATTCTCGGAGTCTGGGATTAGGACAGGAAGTGGCAAATTACATCCAAAGAAAGGATTTAGACATTTGGAATTTTACTGCATTTCAAGCTGTGCCTGCTTATTATTTTTACCTTGCTAAAAAGATTTTGGAGTTTCATCATCCTGATGTTTTTTTGGTGGGAGTATCCCCTGATGCTTTTAATCGAAATACTCATATCTTTGCTAATCCAGTTTTGATCTTCGGAGTTGATGAAGACTTCATCAAAAAATATGATAACCTCATTCCCAGAAAAGATAAAGAAATTTATAAAAAAAGTAAACTATTTGCTCTCGCAGGAATACAATTCTCTATGAAGACTTTGCTTCAAAGAATCAAAGGCTCAATCTTTGGAAGCAATACCCAAGAATTATTGGAAAAATATCAAATTGAATACAATCAACTCACAGAGCAGGAGAAAAAGCTTCTACAGGTTTTATTGTTATTTGGTGAAGAAAATCTGAGTTATTATGTCTATGAAAAATCTCCTCATAGGATTTTGATGAACTATACCAAAGGAGCTCAATACGCATGGTTTGGAAAAATGTCAGACAAAGATTTACAAGAAGAAACCAAAAAATTCGAAAATCTATATTTAAAAAACTTTACAATTTCTTACGAACAATTGATTTTTCTTGAGCTCTTGTTAGATGCAGTAAAAAACAAATCCAAGGCAGTAATTTACATACCAAGAGTAAATCCGTATTTACGAAATATCTATAGCAATCATCCAGAAATTTCATTTGTGATCTCTCAAATTTCAGAGTTGTCTCAAAAATACCATACTCCTTTTTTGAATTTCAACGATCCAGCTTTATTGGAATGTGATGATTTTTATGATGCAAGCCATTTGTCGGTTAGTTGTTTTCCGGATGTTCTAAGGCAATTACTCAAAGCTTTAAGCAATTAA
- the mltG gene encoding endolytic transglycosylase MltG, translating into MKSRYLLITSTILFLSLVFFLFLNSSPQQEATQVLFTVPRGKSLSYVAQKLKQENLIRSSDFFLVLAKLFYFHSNIKAGVYEIQTLMTSLEILDLLVSGKVKMIQFTIIEGWTNEQIAEYFLEQNYIQTKEEFLSLTKDPEILKKYNIYGPTTEGFLFPETYTIDPQLPIKTIHEIMIKFFFKKLSEIADYQKLTPKELYEKIIIASIIEREAVHKEELSLMASVYYNRLKKKMKLQADPTIQYILKDPKKKLTLKDLEIDSPYNTYKYKGLPPTPISNPGFFALKAAFYPAETDYLFFVRIEGGRHHFSKTYSEHVKAKREYWDKQ; encoded by the coding sequence ATGAAATCTCGATATTTACTCATTACATCAACAATACTATTTCTAAGCTTGGTTTTTTTTTTATTTTTGAACTCATCCCCGCAACAAGAAGCAACTCAAGTTTTGTTCACAGTACCCAGAGGGAAAAGTCTATCATATGTAGCGCAAAAACTAAAACAAGAAAACCTCATTCGGAGCTCGGATTTCTTTTTGGTTTTAGCCAAGCTTTTCTATTTTCATTCCAATATCAAAGCGGGAGTTTACGAAATCCAAACCCTGATGACGTCATTAGAGATTTTGGATCTTTTAGTTAGTGGGAAAGTCAAAATGATACAGTTCACCATCATTGAAGGATGGACCAACGAACAGATTGCCGAATACTTTCTCGAACAAAATTACATCCAAACAAAAGAAGAATTTCTCTCTTTAACAAAGGACCCGGAGATTCTAAAAAAATACAACATTTATGGTCCTACTACTGAAGGTTTTCTTTTCCCAGAAACTTATACGATTGATCCTCAGCTCCCTATTAAAACTATCCACGAAATCATGATAAAGTTCTTTTTCAAAAAACTCTCAGAAATTGCTGACTACCAAAAACTTACCCCGAAAGAACTCTATGAAAAAATCATCATCGCCTCCATCATAGAAAGAGAAGCTGTCCATAAGGAAGAGTTATCTCTGATGGCAAGTGTGTATTACAATCGTCTGAAAAAAAAGATGAAACTACAAGCTGATCCTACTATACAATATATCTTAAAAGACCCAAAGAAAAAACTCACACTTAAAGATTTAGAAATTGATTCCCCCTATAACACCTATAAATACAAAGGACTGCCTCCTACTCCCATTTCTAACCCTGGTTTCTTTGCTTTAAAAGCTGCCTTTTATCCTGCGGAAACCGATTATCTTTTTTTCGTTCGAATTGAAGGAGGTAGACATCATTTCTCAAAAACATATTCAGAACACGTAAAAGCAAAAAGAGAATACTGGGATAAACAATAA
- a CDS encoding HEAT repeat domain-containing protein — protein sequence MKKLLVVFTLILSFTSLVPSDKREIIEFYEKLYDRLEKDLENGSLQEKLNAIHYMASLRRFRFVRPLSRELLRGLDDPQYRKMATFDPYVKSAIAHALGEIGRKEAIPPLAKALEIVGKIIEEERKLYQDNIAKAQQTQSPELFYERNEIAPAMLSDKYIFPTSPEAAWSIADDFKKFIAINLSDEWVLVRMRGYNYVNLAFFIIQAIGNIRSFEGVDPIAPFLSHPYKDLRLSTALALAKIGSPKAIEILEKRYQEETDDQVKARIAFAILFNDNTKGQYYRALMQFLRHPDPIVRYDVASAFRELSLGESYYELSDAFLIEDNPIVKKVLQQAINNAYMDNLFPPNPILDTGPTRIWIYGDPYAPKEPK from the coding sequence ATGAAAAAGCTTTTAGTTGTTTTCACTCTCATTTTAAGTTTTACTTCTCTGGTTCCAAGTGATAAAAGAGAAATTATCGAGTTTTATGAAAAGCTTTATGATAGGTTAGAAAAGGATTTGGAAAATGGTAGTTTGCAGGAAAAGCTGAATGCTATTCACTACATGGCATCTTTGAGGAGATTCCGTTTTGTTCGACCTTTATCAAGGGAATTACTAAGGGGATTAGACGATCCCCAATACCGAAAAATGGCAACCTTTGATCCTTATGTAAAATCAGCAATTGCTCACGCTTTAGGAGAAATTGGCAGAAAAGAAGCAATACCTCCTCTTGCGAAAGCCTTAGAAATCGTAGGGAAAATTATTGAAGAAGAGCGAAAGCTTTATCAAGACAACATAGCCAAAGCTCAACAAACCCAATCCCCAGAGTTATTTTATGAAAGAAATGAAATTGCTCCTGCGATGTTGTCTGATAAGTACATATTTCCTACCTCTCCAGAAGCAGCGTGGTCAATCGCCGATGATTTCAAGAAATTCATTGCTATCAATTTGTCCGATGAATGGGTTCTGGTTCGAATGAGGGGTTATAACTATGTGAATTTGGCTTTTTTTATCATCCAAGCTATAGGAAATATCCGTTCATTCGAAGGAGTTGATCCAATTGCTCCTTTCTTAAGTCACCCCTATAAAGATTTACGTCTTTCTACTGCTTTGGCGTTGGCAAAGATTGGAAGTCCCAAAGCCATTGAAATTTTGGAGAAACGATATCAAGAGGAAACCGACGACCAAGTGAAGGCTCGTATCGCATTTGCTATTTTATTTAATGATAACACAAAAGGACAGTATTATCGTGCATTGATGCAATTTTTGAGGCATCCCGATCCTATAGTAAGGTACGATGTTGCTTCAGCTTTTCGTGAACTTTCTTTAGGTGAGTCTTATTATGAACTTTCAGATGCATTTTTGATTGAAGATAATCCTATTGTGAAAAAAGTGCTCCAACAGGCGATCAACAATGCTTATATGGACAATTTATTCCCGCCAAATCCTATCTTGGATACAGGACCAACAAGAATTTGGATCTATGGTGATCCATACGCCCCCAAAGAACCAAAATGA
- a CDS encoding pseudouridine synthase, protein MIDRNIQKKIHWFLSEIDDSSDKPQSQKEITLLKFLQICKVAPRREIEETIQKKEVLVNGIPITELNYKIKTSDLVLYKGKRVSLNKNNLYLAINKPKGYFTKRSREKNIFQLLPETYSKKKLYLADELDQNSRGLVVLSTDVFFVKQIRDARYKVMKKYYVQLDNPIVSMDRNLLMGRGLKIQNQRYKFLSIVNRDPEKHIYEISLYTERGNLRKVFEELFYEVKDLYRFAIGELNIEQTKLPEGHYWEFEPSIIWKNTPEANYLFELYQRIFD, encoded by the coding sequence ATGATCGATAGAAATATTCAAAAGAAAATCCATTGGTTTTTGTCTGAAATTGATGATAGTTCTGATAAACCACAATCACAAAAAGAGATCACACTTTTAAAGTTTTTACAAATCTGCAAAGTAGCTCCGCGAAGAGAAATCGAAGAAACAATACAAAAAAAAGAAGTTCTTGTAAATGGAATACCCATCACGGAACTCAACTATAAAATCAAAACAAGTGATTTGGTTCTTTACAAAGGGAAAAGAGTATCTTTAAACAAAAATAATCTTTACTTGGCTATCAATAAACCAAAAGGATACTTTACAAAAAGATCAAGAGAGAAAAATATCTTTCAACTCTTACCAGAAACCTATTCTAAAAAGAAACTCTATCTTGCTGATGAATTAGATCAAAATTCAAGGGGATTGGTGGTTTTATCGACAGATGTTTTTTTCGTAAAACAAATTCGAGATGCCCGCTATAAAGTGATGAAAAAGTATTACGTACAGTTGGACAATCCTATTGTTTCTATGGATAGAAATTTACTTATGGGTAGAGGATTGAAAATCCAAAATCAAAGATATAAATTTTTATCAATTGTGAATCGAGATCCCGAGAAACACATCTACGAAATTTCACTATATACAGAGAGAGGAAACTTGCGTAAGGTTTTCGAAGAACTCTTTTATGAAGTAAAGGATCTCTACCGTTTCGCTATCGGAGAATTAAATATCGAACAAACGAAATTGCCCGAAGGTCACTATTGGGAGTTTGAACCATCCATCATTTGGAAAAATACTCCCGAAGCAAATTACTTATTCGAACTCTATCAGCGTATCTTTGATTAA
- a CDS encoding SH3 domain-containing protein, whose protein sequence is MVIHTPPKNQNEKSKKINFALSLFFFFLGYLSIFAEEKEKYVIRNFAILRTNPSTYAFEVSILKFGEKVEVIKKTPTPTRIGSVEDYWYFVKTQRGYLGWVFGAFLGNTLTQQNITVDTKKIEEILLGVWWEVDDKDQTRFRSIEFLLEDDKSPEQKSKKFIYKNHGKKLKEGRFEVLNTGEIQFHPVLPIGDVATLYEVLNDYRMVLRKNEKEVYFKKAKTNIIEANQNN, encoded by the coding sequence ATGGTGATCCATACGCCCCCAAAGAACCAAAATGAGAAATCCAAAAAGATCAATTTTGCTCTATCCCTTTTTTTCTTTTTCTTAGGTTATCTTTCCATTTTTGCAGAAGAAAAAGAAAAATATGTTATTCGTAATTTTGCGATTTTACGAACCAATCCGTCAACTTATGCTTTTGAAGTTTCCATTTTGAAGTTTGGGGAAAAAGTAGAAGTCATAAAAAAAACTCCAACTCCAACGAGAATCGGTAGTGTTGAAGACTATTGGTATTTTGTAAAAACCCAAAGAGGCTATTTAGGTTGGGTATTTGGAGCATTTTTGGGAAATACTTTAACTCAACAAAATATCACAGTGGATACAAAAAAAATCGAAGAAATCCTTTTAGGTGTGTGGTGGGAAGTGGATGATAAAGATCAAACGCGTTTTCGCAGTATTGAATTTTTGTTAGAAGATGATAAATCTCCAGAGCAAAAAAGCAAAAAGTTTATATATAAAAATCACGGGAAAAAACTGAAAGAAGGAAGGTTCGAAGTTCTAAATACAGGTGAAATTCAATTTCATCCTGTTTTACCTATTGGAGATGTGGCAACTCTATATGAGGTCCTCAATGATTATCGAATGGTTTTACGGAAAAACGAAAAAGAAGTATATTTCAAAAAGGCGAAAACGAACATCATAGAAGCAAACCAAAATAACTAA
- a CDS encoding sodium-dependent transporter, giving the protein MKSQRENWGSLIGVVLAVMGSAIGLGNFIRFPGLAAKYEGGTFMIPYFFALIFLGIPIAWMEWTIGRTGGQKGFHSTPGIFRILWKNPLSPYLGFLGLLVPVGIFMYYIIIEAWSLYYAFLYLVGSFPLFNNDPNVYKEFFVRSTGINQDGILFDTRQTPVLFFVLFCYLLNMWIIYRGLVKGIEVVSKIGIPLLFVISFVILIRVLTLGTPNPEHPERNVINGLGFMWNPDTSEKSFFESLLNADMWLAAAGQIFFSLSVGFGVIITYASYLKKDDDVILSGTTSAAGNSFAEVALGGLITIPAAFIFLGQEGITDSVFQLGFITLPNVFEKMPLGGLFGFLWFFLLFIAALTSSISMLQPAIAFFEEGLNVGRRASISLLSFVTLMGTLFVMFFSKDLIALDNMDFWIGTLGIFLLATIQILIGGWIYGAEKVYQEAQVGSIMKIPRLFVFVIKYISPAYLLIIFISWLYQKLPLYVETLVQNPTARITFSFVVLLSLFFILLIAQANRNWNKQSQGV; this is encoded by the coding sequence ATGAAATCCCAAAGAGAAAATTGGGGGTCCTTGATTGGCGTTGTTCTTGCTGTGATGGGAAGTGCGATTGGGTTAGGTAATTTCATTCGCTTCCCCGGGCTTGCTGCAAAATACGAAGGTGGAACCTTTATGATTCCTTATTTCTTTGCTCTGATCTTTTTAGGAATTCCCATAGCATGGATGGAATGGACCATCGGAAGAACAGGGGGACAAAAAGGATTTCATTCAACTCCAGGGATATTTCGTATTTTATGGAAAAATCCGTTATCTCCTTATTTAGGTTTTTTAGGACTTTTGGTACCAGTAGGAATTTTTATGTATTATATCATCATCGAAGCTTGGAGTTTATATTATGCTTTTTTGTATCTTGTGGGAAGTTTTCCTTTGTTCAATAACGACCCCAATGTTTATAAAGAATTCTTTGTTCGTTCTACCGGAATCAATCAAGACGGGATTTTGTTTGATACCCGACAAACTCCGGTTCTTTTTTTTGTTTTATTTTGTTATCTCTTGAACATGTGGATAATCTATCGTGGTTTGGTAAAAGGGATTGAAGTGGTCAGTAAAATTGGCATTCCCTTGTTGTTCGTAATCTCTTTCGTGATTTTAATTCGTGTTTTGACGTTGGGAACACCAAACCCCGAGCACCCTGAAAGAAATGTCATAAATGGTTTGGGTTTTATGTGGAATCCGGATACATCAGAAAAATCGTTTTTTGAGTCTTTGTTGAATGCCGACATGTGGCTTGCTGCTGCTGGTCAAATTTTCTTTTCTCTTTCCGTAGGATTTGGCGTGATAATTACTTATGCAAGTTATCTCAAAAAAGATGACGATGTGATTCTTTCTGGAACAACCTCTGCTGCCGGAAATTCCTTCGCTGAGGTCGCCTTAGGTGGTTTGATTACTATTCCAGCTGCTTTCATTTTTTTAGGACAAGAAGGAATAACTGATAGCGTCTTTCAATTGGGGTTTATTACACTTCCGAACGTTTTCGAAAAGATGCCTTTGGGAGGACTTTTTGGTTTCTTGTGGTTTTTTCTACTTTTTATCGCTGCGTTGACAAGTTCAATTTCAATGCTACAACCTGCCATCGCATTTTTCGAAGAAGGATTAAATGTCGGACGTAGAGCAAGCATTAGTCTACTTTCTTTTGTTACGTTGATGGGAACTTTGTTTGTGATGTTTTTTTCGAAGGACCTAATTGCTTTGGACAATATGGACTTCTGGATTGGCACATTGGGGATTTTTCTTTTAGCAACCATCCAAATCTTGATTGGTGGGTGGATTTACGGAGCTGAAAAAGTCTATCAAGAAGCACAAGTAGGTTCCATCATGAAAATCCCAAGGCTTTTTGTTTTTGTGATAAAGTATATTTCTCCTGCATATTTACTGATTATCTTCATCAGTTGGTTATACCAAAAACTTCCACTATATGTTGAGACCCTTGTCCAAAATCCAACGGCAAGAATTACTTTTTCCTTCGTGGTGTTGTTATCTTTGTTTTTTATTTTACTCATTGCTCAAGCAAACCGGAATTGGAATAAACAAAGTCAAGGAGTATGA
- a CDS encoding glycosyltransferase family 2 protein has translation MVSISAAIITYNEEQNIRECIQSLLEICDEIVVLDSYSTDRTKEICLSFDKVKFYEHPFDGHVEQKNRAIELCSHEWILSLDADERVSETLKKEILFLKNHPEIMNQYTGFQIPRLTYHLGKFIYHSGWYPQRKYRLFRKGFAKWEGENPHDYIVIQGKGKKLKGDILHYSFKDLSHQIDTINKFSSIVAFNRYHRKKKFSVFRSIYKPISKFIEIYFVKRGFLDGYPGFIISVASAFSSFLKEAKIYELKHQFIERPSNLRKDYQYQKKS, from the coding sequence ATGGTTTCTATTAGTGCTGCCATCATCACCTATAACGAAGAGCAAAACATTCGTGAATGTATACAATCACTACTTGAGATCTGCGACGAGATCGTAGTGCTTGACTCCTATAGCACAGATCGAACGAAAGAAATTTGTTTATCTTTCGATAAAGTAAAATTTTACGAACATCCCTTCGATGGACATGTGGAACAAAAAAACCGAGCCATTGAACTTTGTAGCCATGAGTGGATACTATCTTTGGATGCCGACGAAAGGGTATCCGAAACCCTCAAAAAAGAAATCCTCTTTTTGAAAAATCATCCTGAGATCATGAACCAGTACACGGGATTTCAAATCCCTCGTCTGACCTACCATTTAGGAAAGTTTATTTATCATAGTGGTTGGTATCCCCAAAGGAAATACCGTTTGTTTCGAAAAGGGTTTGCGAAATGGGAAGGAGAAAACCCTCATGACTATATCGTCATCCAAGGAAAAGGGAAAAAACTCAAAGGAGACATCTTGCATTATAGTTTTAAAGATCTCTCCCATCAGATTGATACCATCAATAAGTTTTCTTCTATAGTTGCTTTTAATCGTTATCATCGAAAGAAAAAATTCAGTGTTTTTCGATCAATCTACAAACCCATATCGAAGTTTATAGAAATCTATTTCGTAAAAAGGGGTTTTTTGGATGGTTATCCTGGTTTTATTATATCTGTTGCCTCTGCTTTTTCTTCTTTTCTGAAAGAAGCAAAAATCTATGAACTAAAACATCAATTCATTGAACGCCCATCAAATCTACGAAAAGACTACCAATACCAAAAAAAATCATGA